From the Helianthus annuus cultivar XRQ/B chromosome 17, HanXRQr2.0-SUNRISE, whole genome shotgun sequence genome, the window ttacatataTGAAAAACCAAATTATTTATGTGTATAACTAATTACATATGTGTAAAGGttctagtttacatatgtgtaattgaaccaatttacatatatataattataaaattacgTATGAAAAATGATAAAACTACTCTTAACACACATGCAatcataataaatgataaaaaataCCCTTAAACAatgttaaatataaaaatatattagtaGAATGATTGTTTATTATGAATTCTGTAAGTTCTacagttatatatatataatatttatataggggaccgctaaaataagaaccagctcgagttgtaagaatcgtgagaactacaccgtgcggggcgaggtggaccaaattttttttttcaaaaacgtagttgcgtgtattataaacacatttgtaaaaaacaaaaaaaattcaagaaaaaaatgtcgtgtgtgtagttttgagcaccacaagtttgtgtttacgggtactgTAAATCTAACCGGAAAATTTACCGTgtaccgtaaacacaaacttgtggtgctcaaaactacacacacgacatttttttttgaattttttttacaaatgtgtttataatacacgcatctacgtttatgaaaaaaaaatttggtccacctcggcCCGGATCAAtaagttctcgcggttcttacaactcgaggtggttcttattttagcgcaattctatatatattctatatatatatatatatatgtatatatatatatatatatatatatatataggtagaggatcctgtaaaaaaggcctaaagtgtgagaaaggtaagaaagaatatacaccattagatctttgatctaatggttgaaattaatagggaccaaattgtaaaatttgatttattttttggactgaattgaaaattcTAGGGGTAATAAAGTATTTATATCCATTCAAAAAATGGAAACTGTAAATAAAAATCCCTACAATATCTCTCTCTCTCCAGATGATCTCCATCTACGATTTTGATCTCTCTCATAatcaatttgaagaagaaacacgACAGCGGCCAATCGGAAGATCAAACACGACAGCGGCAGCGGTGGTGGTGCGAGCggcagcggcggtggtggtggtggtggtgcgagTGACAGCGGCGGTGGTGCTGGTGCGAGTggcagcggcggtggtggtgctGGATCCACAGTGGTGGTGCGGCGGTGGTGGTGCCGGAAttggcagtggtggtggtccTGCGATCTCTTTCTATCTACATCGAACGACGCCGAaagtggagaagatgatacagatgTGTTATATTCTTTCATTAATGGTGTTATTTTTCTTTTATGAATAgtgtttttttctttcttttctgaatggtgttattttgtttctgaatggtgttattttttttctgaatggtgttattttctttttctgaatggtgttatatttatttactgaatggtgttatattattgtactgaatggtgttatattatttactgaatggtgttattttgtttactgaatgatgttattttttgtttgctggatggttttttttttgtttctgaatggtgttattttgtttctgaatagtgttattttttgtttactgaatggtgttatatcttgtactgaattgtgttattttgtgtactgaatggtgttatatttttgcttactgaatggtgttatattattttcgtaaaaacaccatgaattgaactataaatttttttaaaataccatgtcatgaacatggctctgattctgtgaatgatgcaaaaaaaattaaaatgaatgatgttatggacggttatattccttaaatcaaggattttccctctccaaatccttaaatcaaggattaccgtatttgaatttgttaatgcatttacaatcttaccattttcaattaatttagatctaatggttgagattttttcttacctttctcacacttttggtcttttttacaataactccaccctatatatatatatatatatatatatatatatatatatatatatatatatatatatatagataaatatatatagggttgggtttaTTTCAGAACTCTGAATattacagaactttcagaaccgctaataaacaattattttatttacatatttttatgtttaacattATTTAAGgatatattatatgtatttttatgattacatataTGAAAAACCAAATTATTTATGTGTATAACCAATTACATATGTGTAAAGGttctagtttacatatgtgtaaatgaACCAATTACGTatatgtaattataaaattacgtATGAAAAAATGATAAAACTACTCTTAACACACATGCAatcataataaatgataaaaaatGCCCTTAAACAatgttaaatataaaaatatattagtaGAATGATTGTTTATTATGAGTTCTGTAAGTTTTgcaattatttagagttctgaaatgatccttaccctatatatatatatatatatatataggattatcTTGAGAACGGTAAATATttcgagaaccgtgagaacgaatgaaaaaaccaaatAAAACCATTTTTAAACACAAATCTCATTGTAATTGAAATATAAAatcaaaaaagaatttacaacataaTGTAATTCATTTCTACACTCAAAATCActgttattatatttttttacacaaatttacacatatgtaaattttctttatttatgaataCACGTAAGTTTTTaacgtgtaaatttaatttataatctTGTATTACAAAATTATAATAAGTGTAAAAAgacattttgaatttgaattattttttataaaattcttATGATTTTTTCATTCGTTCTTACAGTTTTCCCAATATTTAGTGTTCTCGTTTAAACTCTCCGATATGTAAATGTTGACTCCTCAATTTGATATCATTTAGAGAAATAATATCTCGTATCTTTAGATCCCCACCAACCTAATACACACAAAAGAAAATTTGTAACAAAATTAACAACTTAAGATGAAAAATGTAACAACCGGAGAGAGAAAAGTCAATATTCAAAGTCAACTCATTTGAAACAAGGTACCCAACAGTTCTATCTTTGAAAAACATGAACCTACTGGCCACGCAATTCACCATTATTAGTCAAATTCACACACAATAAACGAATCTACCCAACACATTTATATACCACTTTTTTCTCATTTATTTTACACCTTCAAACCCACTTAGTTCAAGCTTAGAAGCCCTATTTTTCTCATTTGTGCAACCGGATTTTTTTTCTTCCGTTTGTGATACTCGTTATGTCTGGACTTGGACACGATGACGATCATGACGAAAGTTCGATATTTTTCCCCAATGGGAACTCATCAGATGTCAACAGTAAGATCATGCTAGTTGCAATTATAACTTTATCTACCGTTGTGGTGGTTGTAACCATGCTACATGTGTATGTAAGGTATATACTTCGCCGTCAAGCGCGCCGTCGAGAGGCGTTTCAAGGTATCGGGCTAGTGCCGCACATCCAATCTCACGAGCTGCCCAAACGGGGTCTTGAACCCATGGTTATTGCATCTCTCCCTATACTCAAGTATGAGGACGGTGATAATGGGTCGGCCAATTCACGGGTCAACCCTGAATGTGCAGTTTGTTTAAGCTCATTCGAGGATGGTCAGATGATCAGGGTCTTACCAACCTGCAAACATCATTTTCATGTTGAGTGCATTGACAAATGGTTGGAGTCACACTCCAGTTGTCCCATCTGTCGTCATGAGGTAGAGCTCAGCCCGACCATCTCGCCCTTGCCCCGTGAGCCTAGTACTAGATTAGGGGCCGGGGCTAGGGCAGGGGCGGGCCTACCCTCCGCTCCACCTGTAGATCATACAACTTCCGTAGCAGTAGCCATAGAAGGGACATCCGATGAGATGCTACAATCGTCTGTCAAAGGCAATGGAATGACCTCCAGATTGAGTTCTTTTCGAAGGATGCTAAGCATGGACCGATCTTCGCGACGCAATAATTCGTGCACGCAAGATGGAATCGATGATGTTGAAAGACAATGAGTGGATCAATATTGCAATGTTTATTGTAACATTATATATACTTATTGCTTGAATTTATTAAATCTTTGTTTTGTTTAAATTATTATTTCGGCATATGTGATTACTAAAAAATAGACTTTTGTAATGTTTTGATTTGGTAAAATACATATAAATCCATGTGAACCATTGACCTTAACTTCAAAATTTTTGTCTTTGTAAGAAATATAGGGACAAAGTAACGTAAGCAATCTTCAATGAAGCGGCTGAGAACTTGAGTTTGACCAGAGATTGAGGGCCCTATATGCATGTAGGCTGAAAATGGTAGCTAAGTTTTGTGGAGTCGTGTTGGAAGGAAGTCTAATAAAAAGCTCCATTGTGCTTAACGTGTCCATAACGGAACATGTTCCATTTGAAGGTGGAACACGCAAAATCCGTTGACAATTCATCCCAACTATCATTACTAGAATATTGGTCATTCGTGACTATTGAGTGGGTGCTTAGCGACGGTATTTAAGACCGTAGTATATTATCTTTAATTTATGGGAAATTTACGAGAATAACCATTGAGCAATTACACTTTCCAAATTGTCCACCTCACATGTCGGAGGAGCGGCGCATCACATATCCCAACATGCTTTTGCGTCCGGTTGTTACATTGTTGCATCTCTATACTAAATGGTGACACGTAGCGAGGAAGATAGCTTGCGTCCGAGCGACGCATCAACGTCGCCATGTGGACATAATATTCAGGCTTGCATCTGGCTAGTTGGCTTGTGTTGTCCGAACAACGCATCCCATGCCTCTAGACCCATGTGTTAGCAAACACGTAACATGCATTCCACTGAAGCATCCCAGTGTCCCACCGACGTATCCAATGCGTTAGGCTCCACGTGTTAGCAAACAAGTAACATGTGTCCCACCGACGCATCCAATGTGCCCCACTGACGCATCCCATATGAAGGTTATACTTTCAGTAACAAAGAAGATTGATTCATGAATTAGGAAAAATGTGTCTGTCGGAATGTTTCAAGTATAAAGTAGAAAGATCATCAAAAAGTCGTTTTGTAGCATCATGTATAGTAGACAATTGTGAGTCGCATGTAGTCGGAAATCTTTTGATGTATTTTATGCTaaatattttaattataaaaatacatgttCTAAGACGTAGAAATATCGGGACTGTTGAGGAAAGAATAAACGAACTAAAAGAGGACCTTATCCATGAAAGAGATAATGTCAAGAAAAAGAAAGATTGTCGCTATAATAAATTTATTTCATGTAAGCCGACGATATACAATGGGGATGCGGATCCAATTGCTTGTCAAAGATGGATAAGCGATATTGAAGGAGTGTTCAGAAGAACACATTGTGATCCGAATGACTTTGTAGCATACGAGATCGGACAATTAAGAGCCCAAGCAAAGAATTGGTGGGACAATTTTAGAAATGAAAGGGTTGAGGTCGTGAGAGCCATGGGAGGACTTTAAGGTCCCATTTCTGAAAACCATAGTCCTAAggcgatggtgaacaagataaaAGAAGAGTTCATGCAGTTAAGACAAAAGAGGGAGACCATAGATAAAATCACGGGGATTTTCTTGATACACTGAAATTTTGTGATGAATTGGTCAAAACCGAGGAGCAAAAGATATATTACTATCATAATATGCTTAGAgctgaatatagggagttcatgaCTCCCACAAATTATGGAAACCTCACAGAAATCATTAATGTTGCGCGGGAGTGCGAGATCGAGTCGAAAAAGCAGATTGAAAGAGGAGAAATGAGGGCGTTGGATGCAAACCTACGCCCCACAAAGAAGCCGAAGGTAACTGAGCCTTCAAAGAAAGGAAATGTGAAAGGAGGATCTCCAAGTTGCAGGATTTGTGGACTCGCTCATCGGGTTGaatgttttttataaaaacaaaccaTGCGTCGTATGCGGGAAAACGGGGCATGGGGTTTCAAACTACCCAGACAGGATGTCGGTAAGTTATAAGTGCTATCAACAGGGTCACAAGAAATCTGAGTGCCCGGAATTAACAGGAAAGAAAGAGGGGGTCGACTCAAAGATTGAAACCCCAAAGTCAAAGGCAAGATCCTTTCACATCACTGTTGCTGAAGCAAAGATGGAACCCGATGTGGTTACAGGTACATTTACCGTAAATTCTATTCCCACACGTattttatttgatacgggtgAAAATAAATCttttgtttcacatagatttattCAACATCTTTCGTTTAcattaacaaaattacctatgcctatggaagtagaagtaggtaaaagttttattgtttgtgATATGTGTCGAGATTGCAAATTAAATGTTGATGGCGAGGATTACTTGGTTGATTTGATACCCATGTCAATGGGGGAAATTCCAAGTGGtggttgggatggattggttgtatCGCTACCACGCCAAAGTGATATGCTTCCGAAAGGAGATACAATTCACATCTCCAAGTGGAAGGTGGGGAAAAAAGTTGCAACCTCATAGTATGCTCAATGATGGAAGCCCATAGGCTCACTCAACATGGGTGTAAGGCTTATTTGACTTACGTATGTGATTCGGAAAAAGACTCACCAAAGATTGAAGGCGTACCCGTCGTACGAGAATTTGAAGACGTATTTCTGGGAGACTTACCGGGGATACCACCTGAGCGCGAGGTGGAGTTTGGGAttgaattgtcacaccccgaccgcgttaaaacaacaaaccgcagcggaaatgtcggggagtgtgtaacagaatcattgtttcacaacacatggataaaagttctgttttattgaattaagtttattacattgtattgaaattagaaacaaaacatgaacaaattgactttcattgttattaagtcactaaggcctcgtccattcctatgtgagcatacaccaatatcatcatcaagcatcatcaactatggtacctgaaacacatgtgaaaatacgtcagcataaaaatgccggcgagtacataggttttatgtgtgtgtcagattcatggctcgttttacctTTTGAAATAACTCAAACAACTTTGTTATTCGATATTAGAAAACttagttttgtaaaatgtttgtattGTGAATTGAAATAACCAAGTtaaaacatatttgttataatttataaaacctcgatgccatgaatcttaactccaaaacatttgtttatgtagACCCAGATCGAAAATCGTTTttgtaataaaactcgtatggtttatattgttagaaaaaccttgtaatttaactttgttttgataacattagcccaagtgatctagacaacgcaacgatatataatgtgttaaaagcacttatatataggaagtaccagtggcgtatccaccatgcttttaacacattacacccgccccgttatctaatcacttccctaacccaacgatTCAAACAGTTCCAAATGGTTCACATCAATCAATCAGTTCCAAgcggttcacataaatcaaacagtCCTAAACAGTTCACAAGGATCAAACAGTTCCAAAcagttcacataaatcaaacagttccaaacggttcacaaggatcaaacagttccaaacggttccaacagttcaaaatgtaaaacaatgtgtccatatgctggatgaacatatgcaacaaaatgcaatgaaaaacaatgtgtccatatgctggatgagcatatgcaacaaaatataatatatgaaaatcaatgtgctagcatgctcaatGAACATACATGGCAAaatataatgaaatcatgtactataagtgtactaatgaacatagcaagtctatgttataaaagcatgaaaacacgaaagtaacaagtaggcacatgtgtttcaccccaaaatgtttgaaaacagtaaaagaggggactatgtactcacttgagaatgcttagaagtcttgaataacaaccaagcaaagctagagggatcacggaaatcaaacggcacctaatataggtaactatgttaataaccggacctaaatcggaagttCGGATATGATGAgatttcgtaaaccaaatgagtgttggaactcatatgatatggtttaacaaagcctacatactaaaacgacacctatcctaagtgcttacgacccattacgacccgtttaggtagcttacgctactttaacatTTCGTTCGCATAAAGCGCGTTCgaaccgcctaactagtcctatgacaagtattatatgcctaaacatgtttaaatatgttgcataatcagttaaatgacaaaagtttgagttacatatgcttaaaatctaattatgcatgaaaagggcatgttggtcattttcctaaggcatataaactacctatcatataactaactaaacgaagtgaccataaggtataacctcggaaggttattgtgacacttgtgctccgtaaacacacacaatgtaggacactatcttttatcaaagaaacaatgtgttttggtctcaaaaatttgtttattttggttttacaatttcacgttttgattctagtttatttttaaaccttaaatcgctttttggaaagttatacgcaaactgatgcgtaaacgtgaACAGTTTAATGCggaaaacactccggaacagtgaaatagggttaacatacctcaaataacttttatataacttagaaataagttttgaaggctttggtagtTTATTCACACTTAGGGACtttttgcgtcaaactgcgaaagtctgctgattcacatagtatcgcacattccggaacttgatcataagttaaacatgtcctaaatatcctttacatagcttagaaataggctttaaggtGTTTAATGCgcaaaataaacttatttgatcaatatggactaaaagcgtcaaaaagtgcataagtttgcattttcgcgcatatcttacgttctgaatatatccggacttccaaaaatttatgtaaccattaaaatattttattttagtgattggcatgataaaattccattcgtcgcttaatttggatcgtttttgcattcgttacgacttccgtcgtaattaaccgaacaacgcaaccgtacgaccaaacgaaccgacatccgagatgtttttgagcatattttaagttcccaagactttaacatcattttagagccttgaaatgaggttaacggggcttaaacgtgccaaaaatgcatcaaaatggAAGTTTCTCAAGTGTAGGGACTAAATGTGCAATTCTGTCAAAGACtactaggcgggccgcgtaagatttaGCTatatcttacgcggggcgcgtagAAGCTACAGACAGAAACATTGCATCTGGTCATCCAGCTggtttttgatggttttgaaCATTGTTTTGTCATGCTATGGGCTCAAAATTGATGGTTTATAACAtccccatggttttgaaaaccatgtgcccaagtggagggccaagatcgaagcacggaAAGCGAGAAATGTGTGACAACCGTtaatttacgcccttaattacgtgattaacaagtGATTAAcgtgataataaatagtgtttacaacGCTAATTAACTTAACCAGGCCCTCGGAGTGCCCAAGAACGTTTGTTCAGCTATACTGTGCGCGTGTGGTGATTTACCGAAAAGCTGCTGAATATTACGCGACAACGGACTGATACCGTGCAAAATACAGATGACaccgacaaatatggatgttacacgaaTATTTTATGCTCATGGAGTTTGGGTCGCGATATCGGGTCTCGTAGAAATTACGGGCCGTttacacatgagatgggcttgtgggccctgggcccaagcctaAAACCCACAAGTCTAAACCTACACACAATAAATTAGAATCTTATCAAAATCTTGGAAAATCCAAGCAAGAACTACAAAATCTCATAAAATTTATACAAAATCGGTGCAAGAGATTTTTGTCTCAAGGATTTGAAACACAAAATCTATATAAAGATCTATATACTGAGGACATTAGgaagggcatgtttgggtaagctttttgaaacaacttattgacttattggctttttgaaaagtcataagctctaaaatgatgtttggcaaagagggtgtatgtgagggggaaaagtcaataagtcaataagtcacaaaatcatgacttttccaagaagccaataagtcaataagttgtttcaataagcttacccaaacatgcccgAAATAACTTTGGTCATTACCCACATGAATTAGTTTAAAACCTTACCCCCCACTTGATTCCTCATTCCCTGCATATTGGTATACACTCATTACTCTCACACTCTCTCGATCTCTATACAACAAACATAGAGAAATCAGTTTTTCACACAAAACTCTCTCACCCAACCCCCAGCTCCTCACCCACCCGTTTCACCTCTCTCCCTCTCCGGCGCGTGCTCCGGCGATGAACCGGCTCTGATCGGAGTCTCCGGCGACAGCCGCACCCCACACCTATATACCCCCCCCTCTGATGACATTCTGACGGCGGAGAGCCGTCGCCGTGCGGCGGCGTGACGGCAAGACAAAAACAGAGGAGAGAGAACGATCGAAGAAGAGAGAGgccaagagagagagaaagaaaccGGCAGTCGGAGGTTCGGACCGCCGGTCGGTTCTGATATCCGGTGGTCAATTCGTTTTTCCGGCCGAATGATGGTTGTTTCGGGCAGAGGCGGCGCGATGGTGGTCTTGTTCCGACCGGTTGTCCGGTAAAACCCCTCTccgatttctttttttttattatttgaaaatCTGTTGAGATAATGATAGTTGATGATGATGACGGCCGTAGACGACGGGTGTTTTGGTTCAAGTTATTTCATTCACGGGTTCGGGTTGCGGTTAACGGGTTCAGGTCAGCAGAGGTGGTCTCCGGTTCAGATCTGGTGCAATGGGATCAGCGGTTCGGCTCAGGTCAACATTCATTTTCGGGTCACGACTTAGCTTCGGGTCAGATTTCGGGACTGGGTTGACTCGGTTGAGTCAACTAAGTCAACAGATGGGTTCGGCTCAACAGTGGTTCAAGCATGTTCGGGTCAGCTTGGTTCGTGTTAGTTTATGAAGCGGTTCGGTCGACTCGGTCAaccgagtcgactcggtcaactcagtcatcGATTCGACATTTGACACGAAGACTTGATAAAAATTAACAGCGTATTTATTTCATtatgttatttttataatattaattcctacgtgaacgagctcgaaccgatttAGTTTACTATTTAGTTTATATTTCGTCATTTTAACGAAAATTACATATGTTGATGACTGAGTCTCgattgaattttgataaaataacgaCGACTTGTGTCGTCGGGgacgtccaaaaacagaggaaactatgcccgtttttcgagaaaacccgTAAAATACAACATGTTTTATTAAAAAGCGACTTTTATTAGGAATAGGAtcaatataaatatgtatatcaCTTTTGACGACGCTTTATCACATACGAAAATGACAATtctcttataaaataaatatattttatatatttatttcaagcgTCAAACAACTCGTATtcgttttacaaaataaatatagttattatatatattattagaCTTCGAAAACTCGACGAATTATTTTACGAAAGTAAATATAGTTTACTTCAAACGTCAAACAAACTCGACGATTCttctattaaaataaatatagtatataaatttattttaattatcgAACCACACAAATCCTTTTACGAAAATAAATAtagattatatatatttatttcataaAACGACTCGTGTTCATCTATAAAATAAATGTAGTTGTATGTTTATTTTAAACACCTAAACAACGTACTATAGATACCAACGTACGATTTCACGGGACGACTCACTATCCTATCGATATATTCATATTTTGTATAAATGTTTATACATTCGAATTTCTCAAAAACTAAGTACTTTCTAGACTTAGTAAACGAAACTTAACGAGTATAACTTAATTGTTTTATTAAGTTAACAACATATCAACGGAATTGTTCGATTAGCGATTCGGTAAAGCTCGGTAAGACGTAGATTAGTTACCGcattatttagaaacttataagatattccgtgttaggaatattgtagaatgtacgctagcgagtctcgtcttggaaacgacatcacgaagtcataaattagctagctttgcacaagaatattcaggtgagttcataaccccaatttttcattgttttacatttttctaaatgtttttggggtggaaagacatgcacattttgcaaagcatacaaggtTTTTCAATGAGCATGAATTatatatttctaaaccattttacaaacAAGATTTAACaaacacaaatggtttacgaaaagcttatgttttataccggtttttcaaacaaacatattttttttcaaaatatgcatacacacaaattctagttttctaaactacgggaaaatacaaatacaagagcttacaatacatgtgttatggtatgatggagtacaaaaacattcaagtgaaacattctagatcatgtctcgaatagggtaccataagcaccattaatcaacgtatacattcagactgcggaacaaaaggttagatctaatgggtttcaggcaaccccactcttggcctacttctaccaatgagtgcttctgtgtctcagtcaaggtgacaaaaatgcctaggtttggtggcttcctatgtcgtgacacatgttagtg encodes:
- the LOC110924601 gene encoding E3 ubiquitin-protein ligase ATL41, which gives rise to MSGLGHDDDHDESSIFFPNGNSSDVNSKIMLVAIITLSTVVVVVTMLHVYVRYILRRQARRREAFQGIGLVPHIQSHELPKRGLEPMVIASLPILKYEDGDNGSANSRVNPECAVCLSSFEDGQMIRVLPTCKHHFHVECIDKWLESHSSCPICRHEVELSPTISPLPREPSTRLGAGARAGAGLPSAPPVDHTTSVAVAIEGTSDEMLQSSVKGNGMTSRLSSFRRMLSMDRSSRRNNSCTQDGIDDVERQ